In Denticeps clupeoides chromosome 1, fDenClu1.1, whole genome shotgun sequence, a single window of DNA contains:
- the kif13ba gene encoding kinesin-like protein KIF13B isoform X2 has product MGESNLSDSNVKVAVRVRPMNRREKELNTKCVVDMDGNQTVLHPATGNLGKADSRTQPKVFAYDYCFWSMDESETDKFAGQDVVFQCLGESLLHNAFQGYNACIFAYGQTGSGKSYTMMGSVDQPGLIPRLCSSLFERVVKEQREEESFTVEVSYMEIYNEKVRDLLDPKGSRQALRVREHKVLGPYVDGLSRLAVTSYKDIESLMSEGNKSRTVAATNMNEESSRSHAVFNIILTHTLKDLQSGTSGEKVSKLSLVDLAGSERAAKTGAAGERLKEGSNINKSLTTLGLVISALADQGAGKNKSKFVPYRDSVLTWLLKDSLGGNSRTAMVATVSPAADNYDETLSTLRYADRAKSIVNHAVVNEDPNARIIRELREEVEKLRDQLTEAESMKAPELKERLEESEKLIQEMTVTWEEKLRKTEEIAQDRQRQLESLGISLQSSGIRVGEDKCFLVNLNADPALNELLVYYLKEHTKVGSANSQDIQLCGMGIQAEHCVIDITADGVMLTPHPNSRTCINGSPVTCQQQLHHGDRILWGNNHFFRINLPKRRSHGGAEDEEGEGGNMKNSNSNEQLDADGDTASEVSSEVSFSYEFAQTEVMMKALGSNDPMQAVLQSLERQHEEEKKTALERQRLMYEQELQQLRKRLTPDRQSGGQAHYRSMERLSLGGVASSSPSAQQRIRQWSEEREAVLTRSLRKLREQIVRANLLVQEASFIAEEMDKRTEYRVTLQIPAANLNANRKRDAVLSEPAIQVRRKGRGKQIWALEKMENRLVDMRELYQDLKECDEDSPMMRSYFKRADPFFDEHENHSLIGVANVFLSCLFYDVKLQYAIPIINQKGEVAGRLHVEVVRMAGDVDDSLAGGEDIDRSPDGESEERKLVCMIKILQATGLPQYLSNFVFCQYSFWDMPEPIIVAPEVDPSATSPQSKDPHCMVVFDSCKEVSVAVTEDFIEYLTDGAVAIEVYGHRQADPGRNPALWDLSIIQAKTRTLRDRWSEVTRKLEMWVQILELNENGEYMPVEVVPARDVRTGGIFQLRQGQSRRVQVEVRSVQDSGTMPLIAEVMLAVSVGCVEIRQTRPVKPNEPQQLEGDEMDSYQERDLERLRRQWLTALTKRQEYLDQHLQMLVSKADKTEDDVEREAQLLEWRLTLTEERNAVMVPSAGSGIPGAPAEWVPIPGMETHIPVLYLDLSTDDFSSQENLEPPEAGGWDATLSGEDEDEFFDLQIVKHYDGEVRAEASWDSTVHECPQLSRGTTPDQRVYLTVRAVVQLSHPAEMQLVLRKRICVNLTGRQGFAQNLLRRMSTRSTIPGCGVTFEDAQGSEDREMLARMAASAENPKSSDNEAAIEKYLRSVLAVENILTLDRLRQEVAVKEHLAGKGKGSRRSLSSPSVHRLSGSRQDLSMNSMLEDNKNRWESQQDIFLTPPQFSRTLPRPSGPQNQDTEQGLLGIAASFLPPVKVVVPQMPKLLKSLFPVRDDKKDLRPSPHAQQHMPRIMMQSKSSSEESQVRIEPVTLVGRSPAPDRQSESPEAPPPPMHDPHDTPLSPISEASSGYFSTSVSSATLCEAAAAFGDLTPTPGANAAAEPRQGGVESEGAVTTPLHPSVGPVEGGLKRGPTAEPLRTPAADRNGVASLQHNLNPFTLQKVKQSNLQSFNRMLGEEKAPPGRQRPANCAEKLEITSDDDGGQDSELPHWLKAGEGVTLGANKSGTVRYVGHTDFSDGIWVGVELDTPSGKNDGSVDGRQYFRCNPGYGVLVRPDRVTRREGSQRHSGEFTRHLVANRKIAPEVAAQRRENRKSWSS; this is encoded by the exons ATGGGCGAGTCGAACCTGAGCGACTCCAACGTGAAGGTCGCCGTCAGGGTGCGACCCATGAACCGGAGAG AGAAGGAACTGAACACAAAATGTGTGGTGGACATGGACGGGAACCAGACCGTCCTGCACCCGGCCACAGGCAACCTTGGAAAAGCCGACTCCAG GACCCAGCCCAAG GTCTTCGCATACGACTACTGTTTCTGGTCCATGGATGAATCGGAAACAGACAAGTTTGCGG GTCAGGATGTGGTGTTCCAGTGCCTTGGGGAAAGCCTTTTGCACAATGCCTTCCAGGGCTACAATGCTTGCATCTTTGCATATGGGCAGACAG GCTCAGGGAAGTCCTACACTATGATGGGCTCTGTGGACCAGCCTGGCCTGATTCCACGCCTCTGTAGTTCGCTGTTTGAACGTGTGGTGAAGGAGCAGCGTGAGGAGGAGAGCTTCACGGTGGAAGTTTCCTACATGGAGATCTATAATGAGAAAGTCCGAGATCTCCTTGACCCCAAAGG gAGTCGGCAGGCCTTGAGGGTGAGGGAGCACAAAGTTCTGGGACCGTATGTGGACGGGTTATCGAGACTTGCCGTCACCAGTTATAAG GACATTGAGTCTCTAATGTCAGAAGGAAACAAATCTCGCACTGTGGCCGCCACAAACATGAATGAGGAGAGCAGTAGATCCCACGCTGTGTTCAACAtcatcctgacacacacactgaaagatCTGCAGTCTGGG ACCAGTGGAGAGAAGGTGAGCAAACTGAGTCTGGTGGACTTGGCGGGTAGCGAGAGAGCAGCCAAAACTGGTGCAGCTGGGGAGAGGCTGAAAGAAGGCAGCAACATTAACAA GTCTCTAACCACCCTGGGACTGGTGATCTCAGCTCTGGCCGACCAGGGTGCTGGGAAGAACAAGAGCAAGTTCGTCCCTTATAGAGACTCTGTGCTCACATGGCTACTGAAG GACAGTCTCGGAGGTAACAGCCGGACGGCCATGGTGGCCACCGTGAGCCCGGCTGCAGACAACTACGATGAGACCCTGTCCACGCTGCGATACGCCGACCGGGCAAAGAGCATAGTCAACCACGCCGTGGTCAACGAGGACCCCAACGCCAGGATCATACGTGAGCTCcgagaggaggtggagaagttGAGGGATCAGCTGACCGAGGCAGAG TCCATGAAGGCTCCAGAGCTGAAGGAAAGGCTGGAAGAGTCTGAGAAGCTTATACAAGAGATGACCGTAACGTGGGAGGAGAAGCTGAGGAAGACTGAAGAAATTGCACAG GACAGGCAACGGCAGTTGGAAAGTCTGGGCATCTCCCTGCAGTCGTCTGGCATTCGTGTCGGAGAGGATAAATGCTTCTTGGTCAACCTCAACGCCGACCCCGCCCTTAACGAACTGCTGGTCTATTACCTAAAG GAACACACTAAGGTGGGTTCGGCCAACTCCCAGGACATCCAGTTGTGTGGAATGGGCATCCAGGCTGAGCACTGCGTCATCGATATTACCGCTGATGGCGTCATGCTCACCCCCCACCCAAACTCGCG GACATGCATCAATGGCTCCCCGGTCACCTGCCAACAACAGCTTCACCATGGAGACCGCATTCTCTGGGGAAACAACCACTTTTTCAG GATAAACCTGCCGAAGCGACGTTCGCATGGAGGagctgaggatgaggagggtgAAGGGGGTAATATGAAGAACAGCAACAGCAACGAGCAGCTGGACGCAGATGGCGATACGGCCAGCGAGGTTTCGAGCGAGGTTAGCTTCAGCTATGAGTTTGCCCAGACCGAGGTCATGATGAAGGCCCTGGGCAGCAATG ACCCAATGCAGGCAGTGCTGCAGAGCCTGGAGCGTCAGcatgaggaggagaagaagactGCCCTGGAGCGGCAGCGCCTCATGTACGAAcaggagctgcagcagctccGCAAGCGGCTGACCCCCGACCGGCAAAGTGGCGGACAGGCACACTACCGCAGCATGGAGCGCCTCAGCctggggggcgtggcctcatCCTCACCCAGCGCCCAGCAACGCATCCGCCAGTGGAGCGAAGAGCG agaagcaGTTTTGACCAGAAGCCTGAGGAAGCTACGTGAGCAGATTGTGAGGGCCAACCTACTGGTCCAGGAGGCCAGCTTCATTGCAGAGGAGATGGACAAGCGAACGGAATACCGAGTCACGCTGCAGATCCCAGCTGCCAACCTCAACGCCAACCGGAAG CGAGACGCCGTTCTCAGTGAACCTGCCATCCAGGTGAGGCGGAAGGGCAGAGGAAAGCAGATCTGGGCCCTCGAGAAAATGGAGAACCGGCTGGTGGACATGAGAGAGCTGTACCAGGATTTGAAGGAGTGTGACGAGGACAGCCCT ATGATGCGGTCTTACTTCAAACGGGCAGACCCTTTCTTCGATGAGCATGAGAACCACAGTTTGATAGGCGTGGCCAACGTGTTCCTGTCCTGCCTCTTCTATGATGTCAAGTTGCAGTACGCTATACCCATCATCAATCAGAAAGGGGAG GTGGCTGGGCGACTCCATGTGGAGGTGGTGCGGATGGCAGGAGATGTGGATGACAGTTTGGCGGGAGGAGAGGACATTGATAGGAGCCCAGATGGGGAGTCAGAGGAGCGGAAACTGGTGTGCATG ATTAAAATTCTCCAGGCCACAGGTCTTCCCCAGTATCTGTCCAACTTTGTCTTCTGCCAGTACTCTTTCTGGGACATGCCAGAACCCATAATCGTAGCCCCAGAAGTTGACCCCTCAGCCACCTCCCCCCAGAGTAAAGACCCCCACTGTATGGTGGTGTTTGACAGCTGTAAG GAGGTGTCAGTGGCGGTGACAGAGGACTTTATAGAGTACCTGACAGATGGGGCTGTAGCCATAGAGGTGTATGGGCACAGGCAGGCTGACCCAGGGAGGAACCCCGCCCTCTGGGACCTCAGCATCATCCAGGCTAAAACCCGGACCCTACGTGACCG CTGGAGTGAGGTTACTCGTAAGTTGGAGATGTGGGTGCAGATTTTGGAGCTGAACGAGAATGGGGAGTACATGCCAGTCGAGGTGGTCCCAGCCCGGGATGTTCGCACTGGGGGCATCTTTCAGCTGCGCCAG ggacagtcccgccggGTGCAGGTGGAGGTGCGCTCAGTGCAGGACTCAGGCACCATGCCCCTGATAGCTGAAGTCATGCTGGCCGTGTCTGTGGGCTGTGTGGAGATCAGACAGACTCGCCCTGTGAAACCAAATGAGCCCCAGCAG CTGGAGGGTGATGAAATGGACAGTTATCAG GAGCGAGATTTGGAGAGGCTGAGGAGACAGTGGCTGACCGCCCTCACAAAGAGACAGGAGTATCTGGACCAGCACCTTCAGATGCTGGTCAGCAAAGCTG ATAAGACTGAGGATGACGTGGAGCGAGAGGCGCAGCTTCTGGAGTGGCGTCTCACTCTGACTGAAGAGAGGAATGCGGTGATGGTGCCCTCTGCTGGCAGCGGAATACCAGGCGCGCCGGCAGAGTG GGTACCCATTCCAGGCATGGAAACGCATATACCTGTGCTCTACTTGGACCTCAGTA CTGATGACTTTAGCTCTCAGGAGAACCTCGAGCCTCCTGAGGCTGGTGGCTGGGATGCTACACTAAgtggagaagatgaagatgagttCTTTGACCTTCAGATAGTTAAACACTATGATGGAGAG gtgcgaGCAGAAGCATCATGGGACTCCACAGTCCATGAGTGCCCCCAGCTGAGTCGTGGCACCACCCCAGACCAGCGGGTCTACCTGACAGTGCGCGCAGTGGTTCAGCTCAGCCACCCTGCTGAAATGCAGCTGGTTCTGCGCAAGCGAATCTGCGTCAATCTCACTGGCCGACAG GGTTTCGCTCAGAACCTCTTGAGGAGAATGTCTACACGCAGCACCATCCCGGGATGTGGGGTGACGTTTGAG GATGCTCAGGGCTCCGAGGACCGGGAGATGCTTGCCCGCATGGCTGCCAGCGCAGAGAACCCCAAGTCCTCTGATAACGAGGCGGCCATAGAGAAATACTTGCGCAGTGTCCTCGCCGTGGAGAACATCCTCACGCTGGACCGGCTGCGGCAG gaggTGGCAGTGAAGGAGCATCTAGCAGGCAAAGGGAAGGGCAGCAGACGAAGCCTCAGCTCTCCCAGTGTGCACAGG CTGTCAGGAAGCAGGCAGGATTTGTCTATGAACTCAATGCTGGAGGATAATAAG AACCGTTGGGAGAGTCAGCAGGACATCTTCTTGACCCCTCCCCAATTTAGTCGCACTTTGCCGAGACCCTCAGGACCCCAAAATCAAGACACAGAGCAAG GGCTCTTAGGGATCGCTGCTTCTTTTCTCCCTCCAGTCAAGGTCGTAGTTCCACAGATGCCCAAGCTGCTCAAGTCCCTGTTCCCAGTCCGTGACGACAAAAAGGACCTGCGTCCGTCTCCCCACGCTCAGCAG CATATGCCTCGCATCATGATGCAAAGCAAGAGCAGCTCTGAAGAGAGCCAAGTTAGAATAGAGCCG GTGACTCTGGTAGGGAGGAGCCCCGCCCCTGACAGACAGTCAGAAAGCCCCGAAGCCCCGCCTCCACCCATGCATGACCCGCATGACACGCCCCTCAGTCCCATCAGCGAGGCCTCCAGTGGCTACTTCTCCACTAGCGTGTCCTCGGCGACCCTGTGCGAAGCAGCAGCTGCTTTCGGGGACCTCACCCCGACTCCCGGCGCCAACGCGGCGGCTGAGCCCAGGCAGGGAGGCGTGGAGAGCGAGGGCGCTGTAACCACCCCTCTTCACCCTTCTGTTGGTCCTGTAGAAGGTGGGCTAAAGCGCGGCCCCACAGCGGAGCCTCTGAGGACTCCGGCCGCTGACAGGAATGGTGTTGCCTCTCTGCAGCACAACCTCAACCCCTTCACCCTGCAGAAGGTCAAGCAGTCCAACCTCCAGTCCTTCAACCGCATGCTCGGCGAGGAGAAGGCACCGCCAGGGCGCCAGAGGCCAGCGAACTGCGCAGAGAAGCTGGAGATCACTTCAGACGATGATGGCGGGCAAGACTCTGAGCTGCCCCACTGGCTCAAGGCCGGCGAGGGTGTGACACTCGGCGCCAACAAGAGTGGCACTGTGCGCTATGTTGGACATACGGACTTCTCAGATGGCATCTGGGTTGGGGTGGAGCTGGACACGCCTTCAG GCAAAAACGACGGCTCTGTGGACGGCCGCCAGTACTTCCGCTGTAATCCTGGATACGGGGTCCTCGTGCGGCCTGACAGAGTGACGCGGCGGGAGGGATCTCAGCGCCACAGCGGCGAGTTCACCCGGCACCTGGTCGCCAACCGCAAGATCGCGCCGGAGGTGGCTGCCCAGCGCAGAGAGAACCGGAAGTCCTGGAGCAGTTAA
- the kif13ba gene encoding kinesin-like protein KIF13B isoform X6, whose translation MGESNLSDSNVKVAVRVRPMNRREKELNTKCVVDMDGNQTVLHPATGNLGKADSRTQPKVFAYDYCFWSMDESETDKFAGQDVVFQCLGESLLHNAFQGYNACIFAYGQTGSGKSYTMMGSVDQPGLIPRLCSSLFERVVKEQREEESFTVEVSYMEIYNEKVRDLLDPKGSRQALRVREHKVLGPYVDGLSRLAVTSYKDIESLMSEGNKSRTVAATNMNEESSRSHAVFNIILTHTLKDLQSGTSGEKVSKLSLVDLAGSERAAKTGAAGERLKEGSNINKSLTTLGLVISALADQGAGKNKSKFVPYRDSVLTWLLKDSLGGNSRTAMVATVSPAADNYDETLSTLRYADRAKSIVNHAVVNEDPNARIIRELREEVEKLRDQLTEAESMKAPELKERLEESEKLIQEMTVTWEEKLRKTEEIAQDRQRQLESLGISLQSSGIRVGEDKCFLVNLNADPALNELLVYYLKEHTKVGSANSQDIQLCGMGIQAEHCVIDITADGVMLTPHPNSRTCINGSPVTCQQQLHHGDRILWGNNHFFRINLPKRRSHGGAEDEEGEGGNMKNSNSNEQLDADGDTASEVSSEVSFSYEFAQTEVMMKALGSNDPMQAVLQSLERQHEEEKKTALERQRLMYEQELQQLRKRLTPDRQSGGQAHYRSMERLSLGGVASSSPSAQQRIRQWSEEREAVLTRSLRKLREQIVRANLLVQEASFIAEEMDKRTEYRVTLQIPAANLNANRKRDAVLSEPAIQVRRKGRGKQIWALEKMENRLVDMRELYQDLKECDEDSPMMRSYFKRADPFFDEHENHSLIGVANVFLSCLFYDVKLQYAIPIINQKGEVAGRLHVEVVRMAGDVDDSLAGGEDIDRSPDGESEERKLVCMIKILQATGLPQYLSNFVFCQYSFWDMPEPIIVAPEVDPSATSPQSKDPHCMVVFDSCKEVSVAVTEDFIEYLTDGAVAIEVYGHRQADPGRNPALWDLSIIQAKTRTLRDRWSEVTRKLEMWVQILELNENGEYMPVEVVPARDVRTGGIFQLRQGQSRRVQVEVRSVQDSGTMPLIAEVMLAVSVGCVEIRQTRPVKPNEPQQLEGDEMDSYQERDLERLRRQWLTALTKRQEYLDQHLQMLVSKADKTEDDVEREAQLLEWRLTLTEERNAVMVPSAGSGIPGAPAEWVPIPGMETHIPVLYLDLSTDDFSSQENLEPPEAGGWDATLSGEDEDEFFDLQIVKHYDGEVRAEASWDSTVHECPQLSRGTTPDQRVYLTVRAVVQLSHPAEMQLVLRKRICVNLTGRQGFAQNLLRRMSTRSTIPGCGVTFEVVSNIPGDAQGSEDREMLARMAASAENPKSSDNEAAIEKYLRSVLAVENILTLDRLRQEVAVKEHLAGKGKGSRRSLSSPSVHRLSGSRQDLSMNSMLEDNKNRWESQQDIFLTPPQFSRTLPRPSGPQNQDTEQGLLGIAASFLPPVKVVVPQMPKLLKSLFPVRDDKKDLRPSPHAQQHMPRIMMQSKSSSEESQVRIEPVTLVGRSPAPDRQSESPEAPPPPMHDPHDTPLSPISEASSGYFSTSVSSATLCEAAAAFGDLTPTPGANAAAEPRQGGVESEGAVTTPLHPSVGPVEAQPQPLHPAEGQAVQPPVLQPHARRGEGTARAPEASELRREAGDHFRR comes from the exons ATGGGCGAGTCGAACCTGAGCGACTCCAACGTGAAGGTCGCCGTCAGGGTGCGACCCATGAACCGGAGAG AGAAGGAACTGAACACAAAATGTGTGGTGGACATGGACGGGAACCAGACCGTCCTGCACCCGGCCACAGGCAACCTTGGAAAAGCCGACTCCAG GACCCAGCCCAAG GTCTTCGCATACGACTACTGTTTCTGGTCCATGGATGAATCGGAAACAGACAAGTTTGCGG GTCAGGATGTGGTGTTCCAGTGCCTTGGGGAAAGCCTTTTGCACAATGCCTTCCAGGGCTACAATGCTTGCATCTTTGCATATGGGCAGACAG GCTCAGGGAAGTCCTACACTATGATGGGCTCTGTGGACCAGCCTGGCCTGATTCCACGCCTCTGTAGTTCGCTGTTTGAACGTGTGGTGAAGGAGCAGCGTGAGGAGGAGAGCTTCACGGTGGAAGTTTCCTACATGGAGATCTATAATGAGAAAGTCCGAGATCTCCTTGACCCCAAAGG gAGTCGGCAGGCCTTGAGGGTGAGGGAGCACAAAGTTCTGGGACCGTATGTGGACGGGTTATCGAGACTTGCCGTCACCAGTTATAAG GACATTGAGTCTCTAATGTCAGAAGGAAACAAATCTCGCACTGTGGCCGCCACAAACATGAATGAGGAGAGCAGTAGATCCCACGCTGTGTTCAACAtcatcctgacacacacactgaaagatCTGCAGTCTGGG ACCAGTGGAGAGAAGGTGAGCAAACTGAGTCTGGTGGACTTGGCGGGTAGCGAGAGAGCAGCCAAAACTGGTGCAGCTGGGGAGAGGCTGAAAGAAGGCAGCAACATTAACAA GTCTCTAACCACCCTGGGACTGGTGATCTCAGCTCTGGCCGACCAGGGTGCTGGGAAGAACAAGAGCAAGTTCGTCCCTTATAGAGACTCTGTGCTCACATGGCTACTGAAG GACAGTCTCGGAGGTAACAGCCGGACGGCCATGGTGGCCACCGTGAGCCCGGCTGCAGACAACTACGATGAGACCCTGTCCACGCTGCGATACGCCGACCGGGCAAAGAGCATAGTCAACCACGCCGTGGTCAACGAGGACCCCAACGCCAGGATCATACGTGAGCTCcgagaggaggtggagaagttGAGGGATCAGCTGACCGAGGCAGAG TCCATGAAGGCTCCAGAGCTGAAGGAAAGGCTGGAAGAGTCTGAGAAGCTTATACAAGAGATGACCGTAACGTGGGAGGAGAAGCTGAGGAAGACTGAAGAAATTGCACAG GACAGGCAACGGCAGTTGGAAAGTCTGGGCATCTCCCTGCAGTCGTCTGGCATTCGTGTCGGAGAGGATAAATGCTTCTTGGTCAACCTCAACGCCGACCCCGCCCTTAACGAACTGCTGGTCTATTACCTAAAG GAACACACTAAGGTGGGTTCGGCCAACTCCCAGGACATCCAGTTGTGTGGAATGGGCATCCAGGCTGAGCACTGCGTCATCGATATTACCGCTGATGGCGTCATGCTCACCCCCCACCCAAACTCGCG GACATGCATCAATGGCTCCCCGGTCACCTGCCAACAACAGCTTCACCATGGAGACCGCATTCTCTGGGGAAACAACCACTTTTTCAG GATAAACCTGCCGAAGCGACGTTCGCATGGAGGagctgaggatgaggagggtgAAGGGGGTAATATGAAGAACAGCAACAGCAACGAGCAGCTGGACGCAGATGGCGATACGGCCAGCGAGGTTTCGAGCGAGGTTAGCTTCAGCTATGAGTTTGCCCAGACCGAGGTCATGATGAAGGCCCTGGGCAGCAATG ACCCAATGCAGGCAGTGCTGCAGAGCCTGGAGCGTCAGcatgaggaggagaagaagactGCCCTGGAGCGGCAGCGCCTCATGTACGAAcaggagctgcagcagctccGCAAGCGGCTGACCCCCGACCGGCAAAGTGGCGGACAGGCACACTACCGCAGCATGGAGCGCCTCAGCctggggggcgtggcctcatCCTCACCCAGCGCCCAGCAACGCATCCGCCAGTGGAGCGAAGAGCG agaagcaGTTTTGACCAGAAGCCTGAGGAAGCTACGTGAGCAGATTGTGAGGGCCAACCTACTGGTCCAGGAGGCCAGCTTCATTGCAGAGGAGATGGACAAGCGAACGGAATACCGAGTCACGCTGCAGATCCCAGCTGCCAACCTCAACGCCAACCGGAAG CGAGACGCCGTTCTCAGTGAACCTGCCATCCAGGTGAGGCGGAAGGGCAGAGGAAAGCAGATCTGGGCCCTCGAGAAAATGGAGAACCGGCTGGTGGACATGAGAGAGCTGTACCAGGATTTGAAGGAGTGTGACGAGGACAGCCCT ATGATGCGGTCTTACTTCAAACGGGCAGACCCTTTCTTCGATGAGCATGAGAACCACAGTTTGATAGGCGTGGCCAACGTGTTCCTGTCCTGCCTCTTCTATGATGTCAAGTTGCAGTACGCTATACCCATCATCAATCAGAAAGGGGAG GTGGCTGGGCGACTCCATGTGGAGGTGGTGCGGATGGCAGGAGATGTGGATGACAGTTTGGCGGGAGGAGAGGACATTGATAGGAGCCCAGATGGGGAGTCAGAGGAGCGGAAACTGGTGTGCATG ATTAAAATTCTCCAGGCCACAGGTCTTCCCCAGTATCTGTCCAACTTTGTCTTCTGCCAGTACTCTTTCTGGGACATGCCAGAACCCATAATCGTAGCCCCAGAAGTTGACCCCTCAGCCACCTCCCCCCAGAGTAAAGACCCCCACTGTATGGTGGTGTTTGACAGCTGTAAG GAGGTGTCAGTGGCGGTGACAGAGGACTTTATAGAGTACCTGACAGATGGGGCTGTAGCCATAGAGGTGTATGGGCACAGGCAGGCTGACCCAGGGAGGAACCCCGCCCTCTGGGACCTCAGCATCATCCAGGCTAAAACCCGGACCCTACGTGACCG CTGGAGTGAGGTTACTCGTAAGTTGGAGATGTGGGTGCAGATTTTGGAGCTGAACGAGAATGGGGAGTACATGCCAGTCGAGGTGGTCCCAGCCCGGGATGTTCGCACTGGGGGCATCTTTCAGCTGCGCCAG ggacagtcccgccggGTGCAGGTGGAGGTGCGCTCAGTGCAGGACTCAGGCACCATGCCCCTGATAGCTGAAGTCATGCTGGCCGTGTCTGTGGGCTGTGTGGAGATCAGACAGACTCGCCCTGTGAAACCAAATGAGCCCCAGCAG CTGGAGGGTGATGAAATGGACAGTTATCAG GAGCGAGATTTGGAGAGGCTGAGGAGACAGTGGCTGACCGCCCTCACAAAGAGACAGGAGTATCTGGACCAGCACCTTCAGATGCTGGTCAGCAAAGCTG ATAAGACTGAGGATGACGTGGAGCGAGAGGCGCAGCTTCTGGAGTGGCGTCTCACTCTGACTGAAGAGAGGAATGCGGTGATGGTGCCCTCTGCTGGCAGCGGAATACCAGGCGCGCCGGCAGAGTG GGTACCCATTCCAGGCATGGAAACGCATATACCTGTGCTCTACTTGGACCTCAGTA CTGATGACTTTAGCTCTCAGGAGAACCTCGAGCCTCCTGAGGCTGGTGGCTGGGATGCTACACTAAgtggagaagatgaagatgagttCTTTGACCTTCAGATAGTTAAACACTATGATGGAGAG gtgcgaGCAGAAGCATCATGGGACTCCACAGTCCATGAGTGCCCCCAGCTGAGTCGTGGCACCACCCCAGACCAGCGGGTCTACCTGACAGTGCGCGCAGTGGTTCAGCTCAGCCACCCTGCTGAAATGCAGCTGGTTCTGCGCAAGCGAATCTGCGTCAATCTCACTGGCCGACAG GGTTTCGCTCAGAACCTCTTGAGGAGAATGTCTACACGCAGCACCATCCCGGGATGTGGGGTGACGTTTGAGGTGGTTTCCAACATTCCAGGG GATGCTCAGGGCTCCGAGGACCGGGAGATGCTTGCCCGCATGGCTGCCAGCGCAGAGAACCCCAAGTCCTCTGATAACGAGGCGGCCATAGAGAAATACTTGCGCAGTGTCCTCGCCGTGGAGAACATCCTCACGCTGGACCGGCTGCGGCAG gaggTGGCAGTGAAGGAGCATCTAGCAGGCAAAGGGAAGGGCAGCAGACGAAGCCTCAGCTCTCCCAGTGTGCACAGG CTGTCAGGAAGCAGGCAGGATTTGTCTATGAACTCAATGCTGGAGGATAATAAG AACCGTTGGGAGAGTCAGCAGGACATCTTCTTGACCCCTCCCCAATTTAGTCGCACTTTGCCGAGACCCTCAGGACCCCAAAATCAAGACACAGAGCAAG GGCTCTTAGGGATCGCTGCTTCTTTTCTCCCTCCAGTCAAGGTCGTAGTTCCACAGATGCCCAAGCTGCTCAAGTCCCTGTTCCCAGTCCGTGACGACAAAAAGGACCTGCGTCCGTCTCCCCACGCTCAGCAG CATATGCCTCGCATCATGATGCAAAGCAAGAGCAGCTCTGAAGAGAGCCAAGTTAGAATAGAGCCG GTGACTCTGGTAGGGAGGAGCCCCGCCCCTGACAGACAGTCAGAAAGCCCCGAAGCCCCGCCTCCACCCATGCATGACCCGCATGACACGCCCCTCAGTCCCATCAGCGAGGCCTCCAGTGGCTACTTCTCCACTAGCGTGTCCTCGGCGACCCTGTGCGAAGCAGCAGCTGCTTTCGGGGACCTCACCCCGACTCCCGGCGCCAACGCGGCGGCTGAGCCCAGGCAGGGAGGCGTGGAGAGCGAGGGCGCTGTAACCACCCCTCTTCACCCTTCTGTTGGTCCTGTAGAAG CACAACCTCAACCCCTTCACCCTGCAGAAGGTCAAGCAGTCCAACCTCCAGTCCTTCAACCGCATGCTCGGCGAGGAGAAGGCACCGCCAGGGCGCCAGAGGCCAGCGAACTGCGCAGAGAAGCTGGAGATCACTTCAGACGATGA